The following coding sequences lie in one Pseudomonas sp. B33.4 genomic window:
- a CDS encoding penicillin-binding protein 1A, with protein MRLLKFFGWSIVAVFCGLLLGLSGAFLYLSPGLPSVEALRSIQLQIPLRVYSSDNKLIAEFGEMRRTPIRFADIPPNFINALLSAEDDNFANHYGVDPSSLMRAATQLVKSGHIQSGGSTITMQVAKNFFLTSERSFSRKTTEILLALQIERQLTKDEILELYVNKIYLGNRAYGIEAAAQVYYGKSIRDVSLAQMAMIAGLPKAPSRFNPLANPARSKERRDWILGRMYKLGKITEADYTAAINEPLNASYHVPTPEVNAPYIAEMARAEMVGRYGSDAYTEGFRVTTTVPSNLQEMANTALHEGLMTYDQRHGYRGPESRLPGKTREAWASELTKQRTISSLEPAIVTQVDKNGLQVLTRTGEEHVAWDTMKWARPFLNTNSMGATPRQPSDVAQVGDLVRVQRQKDNSLKFSQIPQAQGALVSLDPQNGAIRSLVGGFAFEQSNYNRAMQAKRQPGSSFKPFVYSAALDSGYTAATLVNDAPIVFVDEYLDKVWRPKNDTNTFLGPIRLREALYKSRNLVSIRLLQAMGVGKTIDYITRFGFNKQDLPPNLSLALGTATLTPMEIATGWSTFANGGYKITPYIIDKIESRNGDTLFVANPPTVPQGGSATDGIAASETQSFTVNAAPVPGEAPGNAAVPQAPAVAERIVDGRTTYILNSMLQDVIKLGTGRRALAMGRSDIAGKTGTTNESKDAWFSGYNADYVTTVWTGFDQPESLGRREFGGTVALPIWMNYMSAALKDKPPHVQPEPEGLLSLRVDPVSGRAATPSTPGAYFELFKSEDTPPSVNELGNGTAPGSPLPADEQAPIDLF; from the coding sequence ATTCGTCTGCTGAAATTTTTCGGTTGGTCCATCGTCGCCGTTTTCTGCGGACTGCTTTTAGGTCTCAGCGGCGCGTTTCTTTACCTTAGTCCGGGTTTGCCGTCTGTGGAGGCTCTGCGAAGCATTCAGTTGCAGATTCCGCTGCGGGTCTACTCCAGCGACAACAAGTTGATCGCAGAATTTGGCGAAATGCGCCGTACACCGATCCGTTTCGCCGACATTCCCCCCAATTTCATTAATGCGTTACTAAGTGCTGAAGACGACAATTTCGCCAACCACTACGGCGTCGATCCGAGCAGCCTGATGCGCGCCGCGACCCAACTGGTCAAAAGCGGACACATTCAGTCCGGCGGCAGCACCATCACCATGCAGGTGGCGAAGAACTTCTTCCTGACCAGCGAACGCAGCTTCTCGCGCAAAACCACCGAAATTCTTCTGGCCCTGCAGATCGAGCGGCAGCTGACCAAGGACGAAATCCTTGAGCTGTACGTGAACAAGATCTATCTGGGCAACCGCGCCTACGGCATCGAAGCGGCGGCGCAGGTGTATTACGGCAAGTCGATCCGCGATGTCAGCCTGGCGCAGATGGCGATGATCGCCGGCCTGCCGAAAGCGCCGTCGCGCTTCAACCCGCTGGCCAACCCGGCGCGCAGCAAAGAGCGTCGCGACTGGATCCTCGGGCGCATGTACAAGCTCGGCAAGATCACCGAAGCGGACTACACCGCCGCGATCAACGAGCCGCTGAACGCCAGCTATCACGTGCCGACCCCGGAAGTGAATGCACCGTACATCGCCGAGATGGCCCGCGCCGAAATGGTCGGCCGCTATGGCAGCGATGCCTACACGGAAGGTTTCCGCGTCACCACCACGGTGCCGAGCAACCTGCAGGAAATGGCCAACACCGCGCTGCACGAAGGCCTGATGACCTACGACCAGCGTCACGGCTACCGTGGCCCCGAGTCGCGCCTGCCGGGCAAAACCCGCGAGGCCTGGGCCAGCGAACTGACCAAACAGCGCACGATCAGCAGCCTGGAGCCAGCCATCGTTACCCAGGTCGACAAGAACGGCTTGCAAGTGCTGACGCGCACTGGTGAAGAACACGTTGCCTGGGACACCATGAAATGGGCCCGACCGTTCCTTAACACCAACAGCATGGGCGCCACTCCGCGTCAGCCGTCGGATGTCGCGCAGGTCGGCGATCTGGTTCGCGTGCAGCGTCAGAAAGACAATTCGCTTAAGTTCAGCCAGATCCCGCAGGCACAAGGTGCGCTGGTGTCGCTGGATCCGCAGAACGGCGCGATTCGCTCGCTGGTCGGCGGTTTCGCCTTCGAACAGAGTAACTACAACCGCGCAATGCAGGCCAAGCGTCAGCCGGGCTCGAGCTTCAAGCCGTTCGTCTACAGCGCTGCGCTGGATAGCGGCTACACCGCTGCCACGCTGGTCAATGACGCGCCGATCGTGTTTGTCGACGAGTACCTGGACAAGGTCTGGCGCCCGAAGAACGACACCAACACCTTCCTCGGCCCGATCCGTCTGCGTGAGGCGCTGTACAAGTCGCGTAACCTCGTATCGATCCGCTTGTTGCAAGCAATGGGCGTAGGCAAGACCATCGACTACATCACTCGCTTCGGCTTCAACAAGCAGGATCTGCCGCCAAACCTGTCGCTCGCACTGGGTACCGCAACGCTGACGCCAATGGAGATCGCCACCGGCTGGAGCACGTTCGCCAACGGCGGCTACAAGATCACCCCGTACATCATCGACAAGATCGAAAGCCGCAATGGCGACACGCTGTTCGTCGCCAACCCGCCAACCGTGCCTCAAGGTGGTTCGGCGACGGACGGCATTGCAGCGTCGGAGACTCAATCGTTCACGGTCAATGCCGCGCCGGTTCCGGGTGAAGCGCCGGGCAACGCTGCCGTACCGCAAGCGCCAGCCGTGGCCGAGCGCATTGTCGACGGTCGTACCACCTACATCCTCAACAGCATGTTGCAGGACGTGATCAAGCTCGGCACCGGCCGTCGCGCGCTGGCCATGGGTCGTAGCGATATCGCCGGTAAAACCGGTACCACCAACGAATCGAAAGACGCGTGGTTCTCCGGTTACAACGCCGATTACGTGACCACGGTGTGGACCGGCTTCGACCAGCCGGAAAGCCTCGGTCGTCGCGAGTTCGGTGGCACCGTGGCGCTGCCGATCTGGATGAATTACATGTCGGCCGCGCTGAAGGACAAGCCGCCGCATGTTCAGCCTGAGCCGGAAGGTTTGCTGAGCCTACGCGTGGATCCGGTCAGTGGTCGTGCGGCGACACCAAGCACACCGGGCGCGTACTTCGAACTGTTCAAGTCTGAAGACACGCCACCGTCGGTGAATGAACTGGGCAACGGCACTGCGCCGGGCAGCCCGTTGCCGGCGGATGAGCAGGCGCCGATCGATTTGTTCTGA